The following are from one region of the Acipenser ruthenus chromosome 19, fAciRut3.2 maternal haplotype, whole genome shotgun sequence genome:
- the LOC117424022 gene encoding interleukin-17C-like — translation MNTILVLLAVLFACLTEGKLTRGGHCYDDNDLQTYKHFVGKHAWNNYPSFYMVKELEQLESSGNRQRQQTRHSCPNLVASSIKQVTEDHNSRSISPWRYRIDVDENRLPMKLAFAECLCSGCIDVRTGRETDAVNSVIVNQTMMVLRRKQCSDQKTYAFQVEYIKVPVACTCVLPKSHY, via the exons ATGAATACG ATTCTGGTCTTACTCGCCGTGCTGTTTGCCTGTTTGACCGAAGGGAAACTGACCAGGGGAGGCCATTGTTACGACGACAATGACTTGCAAACCTACAAACACTTTGTTGGAAAACATGCATGGAATAATTACCCATCATTTTACATGGTGAAGGAGCTAGAACAACTCGAGAGCAGCGGGAATAGGCAAAGACAGCAAACGCGACACAGCTGCCCCAATCTTGTTGCCAGCAGTATTAAGCAGGTGACAGAGGATCACAACAGTCGCTCTATCTCCCCCTGGCGTTATAG GATTGATGTGGACGAAAACAGGTTACCGATGAAACTCGCCTTTGCTGAGTGCCTGTGCTCGGGGTGCATTGACGTCAGGACTGGGAGAGAGACCGACGCTGTCAACTCTGTTATAGTGAACCAGACCATGATGGTACTTCGCAGGAAGCAGTGCTCAGACCAGAAGACATACGCTTTCCAAGTAGAATATATCAAGGTCCCAGTGGC